From one Drosophila subpulchrella strain 33 F10 #4 breed RU33 chromosome 3L, RU_Dsub_v1.1 Primary Assembly, whole genome shotgun sequence genomic stretch:
- the LOC119554557 gene encoding uncharacterized protein LOC119554557: MSLDYTNWLLNRLAAFYHSIYFYVSLFSLGYCFLLYQARERVYGMELSWGRISLVYSCAGILVLMLTLAVYYAWVAITLVWRQYWAHIRASQRTRFLFDLYRMQQVGELK; encoded by the coding sequence ATGAGCCTGGACTACACAAACTGGCTGCTGAACCGGCTGGCGGCCTTCTACCACTCGATCTACTTCTACGTATCGCTCTTTTCGCTGGGCTACTGCTTTCTGTTGTACCAGGCGCGGGAGAGGGTCTACGGGATGGAGCTGTCCTGGGGCAGGATCTCGCTGGTCTACAGCTGCGCCGGGATCCTGGTCTTGATGTTGACCCTGGCAGTCTACTACGCCTGGGTGGCCATAACCCTGGTTTGGCGGCAATATTGGGCACACATTAGGGCCTCGCAACGCACTCGATTCCTGTTCGATTTGTACCGAATGCAGCAAGTCGGGGAACTGAAGTAG